From the Rhodanobacter soli genome, one window contains:
- a CDS encoding exodeoxyribonuclease VII small subunit, whose product MAKTAPAPGKTPPVADFEHSLDELEQLVAKMEGGDMSLDESLASFERGIGLFRHCQQSLEQAELRVRLLLDPDAPDSAEPFEPEL is encoded by the coding sequence ATGGCCAAGACCGCTCCCGCACCCGGCAAGACCCCGCCCGTCGCCGACTTCGAACACTCCCTCGACGAGCTGGAGCAACTGGTCGCAAAGATGGAAGGCGGCGACATGAGCCTGGACGAATCGCTGGCCTCGTTCGAGCGCGGCATCGGCCTGTTCCGTCATTGCCAGCAGTCGCTGGAGCAGGCCGAACTGCGTGTGCGCCTGCTGCTCGATCCCGATGCCCCCGACAGCGCCGAACCGTTTGAACCCGAACTCTGA
- a CDS encoding S53 family peptidase, with translation MQMKKTSLCLAMGAIWALASTVASAAGVDATWKTTATHAHVPAASVNMSDLVAFDMPLHVQVALKIQNKGALDDFIAAAHNPASPLFRAKLQAGDVAKNFLPSQAQAQAVADYLSRAGFTNVSVSANRLLVSADGTAGNARTAFGTRFVKASDASGHAAYANIDDARVPAALADAVLSVSGLQTVTHPHTMIVAASTQGRVEKGKPGGGGGVTLVGHNPTTFPAIYNAGSTPAASTITVGIISDGNMTQPLKDLNQFTSSNGLPAVNTQVVTVGTPGTDTSGTPEWDLDSQDIVGMSGGVGKLIFYAANSLTNSALTAAFNQVVSDNQAQVINVSLGECETSAYQDGSMAADDQIFALGVAQGQTFSISTGDSGSNECTKAPGGTTPSYPASSPYVIAVSGTSLSTGTSNSWVSETLWSKAGGSPSTVEPKPSWQTQGGGTTRDVADVAFDADPNSGAIIIVNGSNAQYGGTSLAAPLFAAIWARMLAAHPTLGFAGPHLYSVSTASYHDITSGSNGGETATVGWDYASGFGSGIVSALNAGL, from the coding sequence ATGCAGATGAAGAAGACTTCGCTGTGTCTGGCGATGGGGGCAATCTGGGCGCTGGCGTCCACGGTCGCATCGGCGGCCGGTGTCGACGCAACCTGGAAGACGACGGCCACGCACGCCCACGTGCCGGCCGCGTCGGTGAACATGAGTGACCTGGTGGCATTCGACATGCCGCTGCACGTGCAAGTGGCGTTGAAGATCCAGAACAAGGGCGCGCTCGACGACTTCATCGCCGCTGCGCACAACCCCGCCAGCCCGCTGTTCCGCGCCAAGCTGCAGGCGGGCGATGTGGCAAAGAATTTCCTGCCGAGCCAGGCGCAGGCGCAGGCCGTAGCCGATTACCTGAGCCGGGCCGGCTTCACCAACGTCAGCGTCTCCGCCAACCGCTTGCTGGTTTCCGCCGACGGTACCGCCGGCAACGCGCGGACCGCGTTCGGCACGCGCTTCGTCAAGGCCTCCGACGCCAGCGGCCACGCGGCATACGCCAACATCGACGACGCCAGGGTGCCGGCGGCGCTGGCCGATGCCGTGCTGTCGGTGAGCGGCCTGCAGACGGTGACGCATCCGCACACCATGATCGTCGCGGCCTCGACGCAGGGGCGCGTGGAGAAGGGCAAGCCGGGCGGCGGCGGTGGCGTTACCCTGGTCGGCCACAACCCGACCACGTTCCCGGCCATCTACAACGCGGGCAGCACCCCGGCCGCCTCCACCATCACCGTGGGCATCATCAGCGACGGCAACATGACCCAGCCGCTGAAGGATCTCAATCAGTTCACCAGCAGCAACGGCCTGCCGGCGGTGAACACGCAGGTGGTGACGGTGGGCACGCCGGGCACCGACACCAGCGGCACGCCCGAGTGGGATCTGGACAGCCAGGACATCGTCGGCATGTCCGGCGGCGTCGGCAAGCTGATCTTCTACGCGGCCAATTCGCTGACCAACAGCGCGCTCACCGCGGCGTTCAACCAGGTGGTCAGCGACAACCAGGCGCAAGTCATCAACGTGTCGCTCGGCGAATGCGAAACCAGCGCCTACCAGGACGGCTCGATGGCGGCCGACGACCAGATCTTCGCGCTGGGCGTGGCGCAGGGGCAGACGTTCTCCATCTCCACCGGCGATTCCGGTTCCAACGAATGCACCAAGGCGCCCGGCGGCACCACGCCGAGCTACCCGGCCAGCTCGCCCTACGTCATCGCCGTCAGCGGCACATCGCTGAGCACCGGCACATCCAACAGCTGGGTCAGCGAGACGCTGTGGAGCAAGGCCGGCGGCAGCCCGAGCACGGTGGAGCCCAAGCCGAGTTGGCAGACCCAGGGCGGCGGCACCACCCGCGACGTGGCCGACGTGGCCTTCGATGCCGACCCGAACTCGGGCGCCATCATCATCGTCAACGGCAGCAACGCGCAGTACGGCGGCACCAGCCTGGCGGCGCCGCTGTTCGCCGCCATCTGGGCCCGCATGCTCGCGGCGCACCCGACGCTGGGCTTCGCCGGGCCGCACCTGTACAGCGTGTCCACCGCCAGCTATCACGACATCACCTCCGGCAGCAATGGCGGCGAGACCGCGACGGTCGGCTGGGACTACGCCAGCGGATTCGGCAGCGGCATCGTGAGTGCGTTGAACGCGGGGCTGTAA
- a CDS encoding DUF3883 domain-containing protein, which translates to MARGDDWSRVEVEACVASYLMMLALELNGQRYNKTEHAEALMRKLDGRNRGSVEFKHCNISAVLLALGYPSINGYKPRSNYQSELLDVVESQLEGNTVIDTAAQAAVERPAIEIAVNESMSVWVPAPKPAKVRETASEYAPRFSPVRRDYLAREARNRSLGRAGELFVLELESRRLHGEGKKALSERVEHVAASQGDGLGYDILSFESNGRERLIEVKTTAFGELTPFYVSRNEIARSNADADKYRLYRIFDFRDKPRVFQLPGSIDGHCTLDPVTYLARFTA; encoded by the coding sequence ATGGCTAGAGGTGATGACTGGTCGCGGGTGGAGGTGGAGGCCTGCGTTGCTTCATATCTCATGATGCTGGCGCTGGAACTCAACGGTCAGCGCTACAACAAAACCGAGCACGCTGAAGCGCTGATGCGGAAGCTTGATGGCCGCAATCGGGGATCGGTCGAGTTCAAACACTGCAACATCAGCGCCGTCCTGCTCGCATTGGGGTATCCGAGCATCAATGGCTACAAGCCTCGTTCCAATTACCAGTCCGAACTGCTGGACGTGGTGGAATCGCAGTTGGAAGGGAACACCGTCATCGACACGGCCGCCCAAGCTGCCGTCGAGCGCCCGGCCATCGAGATCGCCGTTAACGAATCCATGTCAGTCTGGGTACCTGCACCGAAGCCCGCGAAGGTGCGTGAAACCGCTTCTGAATACGCACCTCGGTTCTCGCCTGTCCGGCGCGACTATCTCGCCCGTGAGGCTCGCAACCGCTCGCTTGGTCGCGCAGGCGAGTTGTTCGTGCTCGAACTGGAATCACGCAGATTGCATGGCGAAGGCAAAAAGGCATTGAGCGAGCGTGTCGAGCATGTTGCCGCAAGCCAAGGCGACGGTTTGGGTTACGACATCCTGTCTTTTGAAAGCAATGGTCGCGAGCGCCTGATCGAGGTCAAGACGACCGCGTTCGGTGAGCTGACGCCGTTTTATGTCAGCCGCAACGAGATCGCCCGCTCCAACGCGGACGCGGACAAATACCGTCTGTACAGGATCTTCGACTTTCGCGATAAGCCGAGGGTCTTCCAGCTACCAGGATCGATAGATGGTCATTGCACGCTCGATCCCGTGACATATCTGGCGCGTTTCACTGCCTAA
- the tldD gene encoding metalloprotease TldD — MDSLIALAESKLLSPGGIATGDLDRVFTQLMGPSIDAADLYFQHSRSESWTLEEGIVKDGSHSIEQGVGVRAISGEKTGFAYSDEIVLPQLLEASKAARAIAHDGRGAGKPLALNGARQLYPAIDPVESLPNPDKIALLREVDAYARARDPRIKQVIVSLAATMDTILIAASDGTLAADVRPLVRINIQVIAEQNGRREQGYSGGGGRYGYRELIENGRALAFADEAVRQALVNLDSVDAPAGQMTVVLGPGWPGVLLHEAIGHGLEGDFNRKGSSAFSGRIGQRVAAKGVTIVDDGTLAGRRGSLSIDDEGTPTECTTLIEDGILKGYMQDKLNARLMGMAPTGNGRRESFTALPMPRMTNTYMRAGSHDPAEIIRSVKKGLYAPNFGGGQVDITNGKFTFSASEAYLIEDGKITRPVKGATLIGSGPEVLNRVSMIGNDLALDEGVGVCGKDGQSVPVGVGQPTLKIDAMTVGGTAS; from the coding sequence ATGGATTCACTGATCGCCCTCGCCGAAAGCAAGCTGTTGTCCCCCGGCGGCATCGCCACCGGCGACCTCGACCGTGTCTTCACCCAGCTGATGGGCCCGTCGATCGACGCTGCCGACCTGTACTTCCAGCATTCGCGCAGCGAGTCGTGGACGCTGGAGGAGGGCATCGTCAAGGACGGCAGCCACTCGATCGAGCAAGGCGTGGGTGTGCGCGCGATCAGCGGCGAGAAGACCGGCTTCGCCTATTCCGACGAGATCGTGCTACCGCAGCTGCTGGAAGCGTCGAAGGCGGCACGCGCGATCGCGCACGACGGGCGCGGCGCCGGCAAGCCGCTGGCGCTGAACGGTGCGCGCCAGCTGTACCCGGCGATCGACCCGGTCGAGAGCCTGCCGAACCCGGACAAGATCGCGCTGCTGCGCGAGGTCGACGCGTACGCGCGTGCGCGCGACCCGCGCATCAAGCAGGTCATCGTCAGCCTCGCCGCGACCATGGACACCATCCTGATCGCCGCCTCCGACGGCACCCTGGCCGCCGACGTGCGCCCGCTGGTGCGCATCAACATCCAGGTGATCGCCGAGCAGAACGGCCGGCGCGAACAGGGTTATTCCGGCGGCGGCGGCCGCTACGGCTACCGCGAACTGATCGAGAACGGCCGCGCGCTGGCGTTCGCCGACGAGGCGGTGCGCCAGGCGCTGGTGAACCTGGATTCGGTCGACGCGCCGGCCGGCCAGATGACCGTGGTGCTCGGCCCAGGCTGGCCCGGCGTGCTGCTGCACGAAGCGATCGGCCACGGCCTGGAAGGCGACTTCAACCGCAAGGGCAGTTCCGCATTCTCCGGCCGCATCGGCCAGCGCGTGGCGGCGAAGGGCGTCACCATCGTCGACGACGGCACCCTGGCCGGCCGCCGCGGCTCGCTCAGCATCGACGACGAAGGCACCCCGACCGAATGCACCACCCTGATCGAGGATGGCATTCTGAAAGGCTATATGCAGGACAAGCTCAACGCGCGCCTGATGGGCATGGCGCCCACCGGCAACGGCCGCCGCGAATCGTTCACTGCGCTGCCGATGCCGCGCATGACCAACACCTACATGCGGGCCGGTTCGCACGATCCGGCCGAGATCATCCGCTCGGTGAAGAAGGGCCTGTACGCGCCGAACTTCGGCGGCGGCCAGGTCGACATCACCAACGGCAAGTTCACCTTCTCCGCCTCCGAGGCCTACCTGATCGAGGACGGGAAAATCACCCGCCCGGTGAAGGGCGCCACGCTGATCGGCTCCGGCCCCGAGGTGCTCAACCGCGTCTCGATGATCGGCAACGACCTCGCGCTGGATGAAGGCGTGGGCGTCTGCGGCAAGGACGGGCAGAGCGTGCCCGTCGGCGTGGGCCAACCGACACTGAAGATCGACGCGATGACGGTGGGCGGCACCGCGTCCTGA
- a CDS encoding polyprenyl synthetase family protein, with translation MNPNSELGPALQALILRAEQALDRTLPPAEQSPADLHRAMRYAVLGGGKRLRPLLVYAAAYALGEDGPQLDAAACAVELIHAYSLVHDDLPAMDDDALRRGRPTCHIVFGEAMAILAGDALQALAFEILADDTSRQTDTATGMAMLRTLGRACGAEGMAGGQALDLAAVGHPLTLGELEHMHACKTGALIRASVQLGALAAGADGDTLQALDRYAHAVGLAFQVRDDVLDVEGESAVIGKTAGKDAAAAKPTFPSIIGLDASRARLAELTDTALAAIAPLGARATLLEELALYAAHRRY, from the coding sequence TTGAACCCGAACTCTGAACTTGGTCCCGCCCTGCAAGCGTTGATCCTCCGCGCCGAACAGGCGCTGGATCGCACCCTGCCGCCCGCCGAACAATCCCCCGCCGACCTGCACCGCGCGATGCGCTACGCCGTACTGGGCGGCGGCAAGCGGCTGCGCCCGCTGCTGGTCTACGCCGCCGCCTACGCGCTGGGCGAAGACGGGCCGCAGCTGGACGCCGCCGCCTGCGCGGTGGAGCTGATCCACGCCTACTCGCTGGTGCACGACGACCTGCCCGCGATGGACGACGACGCGCTGCGCCGCGGCCGCCCGACCTGCCACATCGTGTTCGGCGAGGCGATGGCGATCCTCGCCGGCGACGCGCTGCAAGCGCTGGCGTTCGAGATCCTCGCCGACGACACCTCGCGCCAGACCGACACCGCCACCGGCATGGCGATGCTGCGCACGCTGGGCCGCGCCTGCGGCGCCGAAGGCATGGCCGGCGGCCAGGCGCTGGACCTCGCAGCCGTCGGCCATCCGCTGACGCTGGGTGAACTGGAACACATGCATGCCTGCAAGACCGGCGCGCTGATCCGCGCCTCGGTGCAGTTGGGCGCACTCGCCGCCGGTGCCGACGGCGACACCCTGCAGGCGCTGGACCGCTACGCCCACGCGGTCGGCCTGGCGTTCCAGGTGCGCGACGACGTTCTCGACGTAGAAGGCGAATCGGCAGTGATCGGCAAGACCGCCGGCAAGGACGCCGCCGCCGCCAAGCCCACCTTTCCCTCGATCATCGGCCTCGATGCCTCGCGCGCCCGGCTGGCCGAACTGACCGACACCGCGCTGGCCGCGATAGCGCCACTGGGCGCACGCGCAACCCTGCTGGAAGAGCTGGCGCTGTACGCCGCCCACCGCCGCTATTGA
- the tilS gene encoding tRNA lysidine(34) synthetase TilS, translated as MSDALHQHLHAALAAAPPAALCVAFSGGPDSSALLHALAQLPEARARGLRALHVDHGMHPDSAAWAAHCERFCATLDVPCEVLRVQVDGDTGSGLEAAARDARYAALATQLRDGEYLLLGHHRDDQAETVLLKLLRGAGPEGLGGMRALRPFGRGQLWRPLLELSRQQLRDYAEARQLDCIDDPSNRDTRLARNQLRHEILPRLAQHWPQAVDSILHSAALCRAAADALQTQWLAAFDALHDPASGSLDAHGWLALAPALREPLLDHWLHARGLSAPTSAQRRQIERQCGARAGQLPCIRWTGTELHIWKGRLWALPPERIVDADWQVPWHGEPLALPDGGELQLTVAGTRLAGPLHVRLRRGGERIKPDGDAHTRELRDLFQQAHLPPWQRNACPLLYADDELVAVADRWISTRGIAIFRRAGALPRWRPGR; from the coding sequence GTGAGCGACGCGCTGCACCAGCACCTGCACGCCGCGTTGGCGGCAGCGCCGCCGGCGGCACTTTGCGTGGCCTTCAGCGGCGGCCCGGATTCCAGCGCCCTGCTGCATGCGCTGGCGCAGTTGCCCGAAGCGCGCGCGCGCGGGCTGCGCGCGCTGCATGTCGATCACGGCATGCACCCGGACAGTGCGGCCTGGGCCGCGCACTGCGAACGCTTCTGCGCCACACTGGACGTGCCGTGCGAGGTGTTGCGCGTGCAGGTCGACGGCGACACCGGCAGTGGCCTGGAAGCCGCCGCCCGCGATGCGCGCTACGCCGCACTGGCCACGCAGCTGCGCGACGGCGAATACCTGCTGCTCGGCCACCATCGTGACGACCAGGCCGAAACCGTGCTGTTGAAGCTGCTGCGCGGTGCCGGGCCGGAAGGGCTGGGTGGCATGCGTGCGCTGCGCCCGTTCGGCCGTGGCCAGCTGTGGCGGCCGTTGCTGGAGTTGTCGCGGCAGCAACTGCGCGATTACGCCGAGGCACGGCAGCTGGATTGCATCGACGATCCGTCCAACCGCGACACCCGCCTGGCGCGCAACCAGCTGCGCCACGAGATCCTGCCGCGACTGGCGCAGCACTGGCCGCAGGCGGTGGATTCGATCCTGCACAGCGCCGCACTGTGCCGCGCCGCCGCGGATGCGCTGCAGACGCAATGGCTGGCCGCATTCGATGCATTGCACGATCCCGCCAGCGGCAGCCTGGACGCCCATGGTTGGCTGGCGCTGGCCCCGGCATTGCGCGAGCCGTTGCTCGATCACTGGTTGCACGCACGCGGCCTGTCCGCCCCCACCAGCGCGCAGCGGCGGCAGATCGAACGCCAGTGCGGTGCGCGTGCGGGCCAGCTGCCGTGCATCCGCTGGACCGGCACCGAACTGCACATCTGGAAAGGCCGGCTGTGGGCCTTGCCACCCGAGCGCATCGTCGACGCCGACTGGCAGGTGCCCTGGCACGGCGAGCCGCTGGCGCTGCCCGACGGCGGCGAACTGCAACTGACCGTCGCCGGTACCCGCCTCGCCGGGCCGCTGCACGTACGCCTGCGTCGCGGCGGCGAACGCATCAAGCCCGATGGCGACGCGCATACGCGCGAACTGCGCGACCTGTTCCAGCAGGCGCACCTGCCGCCGTGGCAGCGCAACGCCTGCCCGCTGCTGTATGCCGACGACGAACTGGTCGCGGTGGCCGATCGCTGGATCAGCACCCGCGGCATCGCGATTTTCCGCCGCGCCGGCGCCCTGCCGCGCTGGCGTCCGGGGCGCTGA
- a CDS encoding nuclease-related domain-containing protein, whose translation MTAQLLIPLASKGCQVFHDIPADGFNLDHVVIGPHAVYMVETKSRRKPGKGKQSANVEYDGKALRFPDHVTSKPVDQARHEARWLAEFLRGAAGENVLVIPVVALPGWYVNSGRNAHLSDVIVLNPKMHGTFTSKRSDTPLSDSLRNRIVYALVQRYPALP comes from the coding sequence ATGACCGCACAGCTTCTGATACCGCTTGCTTCCAAAGGCTGCCAAGTCTTCCATGACATCCCAGCCGACGGTTTCAACCTCGACCATGTCGTGATCGGCCCACACGCGGTCTATATGGTCGAAACCAAGTCACGCAGAAAGCCCGGCAAGGGAAAACAAAGTGCAAACGTTGAGTACGACGGCAAAGCGCTCCGCTTCCCCGATCACGTAACCAGCAAGCCCGTGGATCAGGCTCGCCACGAAGCGCGCTGGCTGGCAGAGTTCCTCCGCGGGGCAGCAGGCGAAAATGTACTCGTCATACCGGTGGTGGCATTGCCGGGCTGGTATGTCAATTCCGGCCGGAACGCCCATCTGTCCGACGTCATCGTTCTCAACCCGAAGATGCACGGCACTTTCACCAGCAAGCGCAGCGATACACCACTCAGCGATTCGTTGCGTAACCGAATTGTATATGCGCTGGTGCAGCGCTATCCGGCGTTGCCCTGA
- a CDS encoding DUF1653 domain-containing protein codes for MQPTAGIYRHYKGQRYRVLGTAHHSETMEPLVVYQALYGDHGLWVRPAAMFSETIELDGEPIARFALEQAELDPAEPGPTGLASNDPHA; via the coding sequence ATGCAACCCACCGCCGGCATCTATCGTCACTACAAGGGTCAGCGCTACCGCGTGCTGGGCACCGCACACCACAGCGAAACGATGGAACCGCTGGTGGTCTACCAGGCGCTCTACGGCGATCACGGCCTGTGGGTGCGCCCCGCCGCGATGTTCAGCGAAACCATCGAACTGGACGGCGAACCGATCGCCCGCTTCGCGCTGGAACAAGCCGAACTGGATCCGGCCGAACCAGGCCCGACCGGGCTGGCCAGCAACGACCCGCACGCCTGA
- the pmbA gene encoding metalloprotease PmbA, with amino-acid sequence MSEVAISQDRNLPDRSESELDRLAELAEDVIRRARAAGASQAEVAASIDTGLSVNVRLGEVETVEHTRDRGFGLTVYFGQRKGSASTADLNPDSIQATLDQACAIARYTEADPAAGLADAARMATSFPDLDLWHPWDIDTARAIELGIAIETAGRAHAGISNSDGASVQAGQGLSVYANSHGFVGRERGTRHSLSLALIAGDEDGMQRDYWYDSVRAAGDFISAQALGDKAAERTLARMGARSLSTRQCPVLFAPELARGLIGHLLGAVSGGALYRQASFLLDHVGKPVMPAWLNIDERPHLPRGQGSGNFDAEGVATRDSALIEGGVLARYVLGSYSARKLGLESTGNAGGIHNLIVEPGAVDREHSDFDGMLQRLGTGLLVTEVMGQGVSTVTGDYSRGAAGFWVENGRIAYPVEGITIAANLREMFAGVVAVGTDVDPRSHILTGSILLDRMMVAGE; translated from the coding sequence GTGAGCGAAGTTGCCATCAGCCAGGACCGCAACCTGCCGGATCGTAGTGAGTCCGAACTCGACCGGCTGGCGGAGCTGGCCGAGGACGTGATCCGCCGCGCCCGCGCCGCCGGCGCCAGCCAGGCCGAGGTGGCCGCCAGTATCGACACCGGACTGAGCGTGAACGTGCGCCTGGGCGAGGTGGAGACGGTGGAGCACACCCGCGACCGCGGTTTCGGGCTCACCGTGTACTTCGGCCAGCGCAAGGGCTCGGCCAGCACGGCCGACCTCAACCCCGATTCGATCCAGGCCACGCTGGACCAGGCCTGCGCGATCGCGCGCTACACCGAAGCCGACCCGGCCGCAGGGCTGGCCGATGCGGCGCGCATGGCCACCTCGTTCCCTGACCTTGACCTGTGGCATCCGTGGGACATCGACACCGCGCGCGCGATCGAGCTGGGCATCGCCATCGAGACGGCTGGCCGCGCGCACGCCGGCATCAGCAATTCCGACGGCGCCAGCGTGCAGGCCGGGCAGGGGCTGTCGGTATACGCGAATTCGCACGGTTTCGTGGGGCGCGAGCGCGGCACCCGGCACTCGCTGTCGCTGGCGCTGATCGCCGGCGACGAGGACGGCATGCAGCGCGATTACTGGTACGACAGCGTGCGCGCCGCCGGCGATTTCATCAGCGCGCAGGCGCTCGGCGACAAGGCGGCCGAACGCACGCTGGCGCGGATGGGCGCGCGCAGCCTGTCGACGCGGCAGTGCCCGGTGCTGTTCGCGCCGGAACTGGCGCGCGGGCTGATCGGCCACCTGCTCGGTGCGGTCAGCGGCGGCGCGTTGTATCGCCAGGCCAGCTTCCTGCTCGACCATGTCGGCAAGCCGGTGATGCCGGCCTGGCTGAATATCGACGAGCGGCCGCACCTGCCGCGCGGCCAGGGCTCCGGCAATTTCGACGCCGAAGGCGTGGCGACCCGCGACAGCGCGCTGATCGAAGGCGGCGTGCTGGCGCGCTACGTGCTGGGCAGCTACTCGGCGCGCAAGCTCGGGCTGGAATCGACCGGCAATGCCGGCGGCATCCACAACCTGATCGTGGAGCCGGGCGCGGTCGACCGCGAGCACAGCGATTTCGACGGCATGCTGCAACGCCTGGGCACCGGCTTGCTGGTGACCGAGGTGATGGGGCAGGGCGTGTCCACCGTCACCGGCGACTATTCGCGCGGCGCGGCCGGCTTCTGGGTCGAGAACGGGCGGATTGCGTACCCGGTGGAAGGGATCACCATCGCGGCGAACCTGCGCGAGATGTTCGCCGGCGTCGTCGCGGTGGGCACGGATGTCGACCCGCGCTCGCACATCCTCACCGGTTCGATTCTGCTCGACCGGATGATGGTCGCTGGCGAGTAA
- the yjgA gene encoding ribosome biogenesis factor YjgA → MSPSRSRNQTELDEEDYGPSRTQQRREALAILTLAGQLTELQPSRLAKLALPDDVRREIDITRRMTAHGAKKRQLAFLAKVMRRYGEEDFAAVRAELGENREKQRQETAAMHRLEAMRDRLLAEDEAALSELIAEHPQVDRQHLRSLVRQARIEKDTPNKPPRAYREIFQLLKDLQTGDSAED, encoded by the coding sequence GTGAGCCCGAGCCGCAGCCGCAACCAGACCGAACTCGACGAAGAAGACTACGGTCCCAGCCGCACCCAGCAGCGTCGCGAAGCCCTGGCCATCCTGACCCTGGCCGGCCAGCTGACCGAGCTGCAGCCGAGCCGGCTGGCCAAGCTGGCGCTGCCGGACGACGTGCGCCGCGAAATCGACATCACCCGCCGCATGACCGCACACGGCGCGAAGAAACGCCAGCTCGCCTTCCTCGCCAAGGTGATGCGCCGCTACGGCGAAGAAGACTTCGCCGCCGTGCGCGCCGAACTCGGCGAGAACCGCGAGAAGCAGCGCCAGGAAACCGCGGCGATGCATCGCCTCGAAGCGATGCGCGACCGCCTGCTCGCCGAGGACGAAGCCGCCCTGTCCGAGCTGATCGCCGAGCATCCGCAGGTCGACCGCCAGCACCTGCGTTCGCTGGTGCGCCAGGCGCGCATCGAGAAGGACACGCCGAACAAGCCGCCGCGAGCGTATCGGGAGATCTTCCAGTTGTTGAAGGATCTGCAGACGGGCGATTCGGCCGAGGACTGA
- a CDS encoding DUF4870 domain-containing protein, translating to MSVPPESVIPPPPNEPPMAGAPSAEERQWAMFAHLSALVGVIIPLGSIIGPLVIWLIKKDTMPFVNDQGKEALNFNITVGIAAIVGWILCFILIGFLLLAVLAIGWLVFVIIATIKANEGTTYRYPFTLRLVS from the coding sequence ATGAGCGTTCCACCCGAGTCCGTCATTCCGCCCCCGCCGAACGAGCCGCCCATGGCCGGGGCCCCTTCCGCCGAAGAGCGCCAGTGGGCGATGTTCGCGCACCTGTCCGCGCTGGTCGGCGTGATCATTCCGCTGGGCAGCATCATCGGGCCGCTGGTGATCTGGCTGATCAAGAAAGACACCATGCCGTTCGTCAACGACCAGGGCAAGGAAGCGCTGAACTTCAACATCACGGTGGGGATCGCCGCCATCGTGGGCTGGATCCTGTGCTTCATCCTGATCGGCTTCCTGCTGCTGGCGGTGTTGGCGATCGGCTGGCTGGTGTTCGTGATCATCGCCACGATCAAGGCGAACGAGGGCACCACCTACCGCTATCCGTTCACGCTGCGGCTGGTCAGCTGA